One window from the genome of Pedobacter schmidteae encodes:
- a CDS encoding aldose epimerase family protein, with translation MGDHEFAYLKKNKKLPLMKTNLIKTGKFIDEKEVLAIELTNTHGTYVKIYNYGAILNKFIVTNKNGDKQDIVLGFDDIDQYTGEEYLNDYPFFGAVIGRYANRIKNGRFSIDGKSYQLSQAKGGDCLHGGDEGFDRKMWDVLSTIDPSVTLQYVSPDGDEQFPGQLTVQLTFKLTDDNELILDFKASTDAPTAVNLTHHSYFNLAPKGGSVAGHIHRMPASHYLEQDDNYVVTGKLIPVEGTIHDFLGDKVIGQDWDPEEGYDQTYVLDKPYGEFTLASETSEAQSGLKLSVYTTEPVAHFYTSKYLNVKEGKGGHDYHPFEGFCVETQHHPNAINIPAFPNTVLRPGESYKQTTVYKIEHN, from the coding sequence ATGGGCGATCATGAGTTTGCATACCTGAAAAAAAATAAGAAATTACCCTTGATGAAGACCAACCTGATAAAGACCGGAAAATTTATTGATGAAAAAGAAGTTTTGGCCATAGAACTGACCAATACTCATGGAACTTATGTTAAAATATACAATTATGGTGCAATTTTAAATAAGTTTATTGTAACCAATAAAAACGGTGATAAGCAGGACATTGTATTGGGTTTTGACGATATAGATCAATATACTGGCGAGGAATATTTGAATGATTATCCTTTTTTTGGAGCAGTAATAGGTCGTTATGCCAACCGCATAAAAAATGGCAGGTTTAGTATCGATGGAAAGAGTTACCAGCTTTCGCAAGCTAAAGGAGGCGATTGTTTGCATGGTGGTGATGAAGGCTTTGACAGGAAAATGTGGGACGTGTTGTCGACAATAGATCCTAGTGTTACCTTGCAATACGTAAGTCCGGATGGGGATGAGCAATTTCCCGGACAACTAACTGTTCAGCTTACTTTTAAATTAACGGATGATAATGAGCTGATTTTGGATTTCAAAGCTTCTACTGACGCGCCGACTGCTGTTAACCTTACGCATCATAGCTATTTTAACCTGGCCCCTAAGGGCGGTTCAGTAGCTGGTCATATCCATCGCATGCCAGCAAGCCATTACCTGGAGCAGGACGACAATTATGTGGTTACTGGAAAATTGATCCCTGTTGAAGGTACCATTCACGATTTTTTGGGTGATAAGGTAATCGGGCAGGATTGGGATCCGGAAGAAGGATATGATCAGACTTATGTGCTGGATAAGCCTTATGGCGAATTTACCCTGGCATCGGAAACGAGCGAGGCCCAAAGCGGCTTAAAACTGTCTGTTTACACTACGGAACCTGTTGCACATTTTTATACTTCCAAATACCTCAATGTAAAAGAAGGGAAAGGTGGACATGATTACCATCCTTTTGAAGGATTTTGTGTAGAAACCCAGCATCACCCCAATGCAATTAATATTCCGGCTTTTCCAAATACGGTATTGAGGCCAGGCGAAAGCTATAAGCAAACAACGGTTTATAAAATAGAACATAACTAA
- a CDS encoding galactokinase gives MKAELISKFLERYGHEPTANYFTPGRVNLIGEHIDYNGGLVMPCAVTLGTWLSIAPNNDNVIRFKSLNFPEEQEFELQSSYTKTGPEWYNYPLGVFHEILKKHKLPTGLDLLFFGNIPIGSGLSSSASIEVAMAYALNNYFNLGYEKIEIPLLAQKVENEFIGVNCGIMDQFAVAFGETNKAIVLNCDTIKHKIVDCNLGDYSLAIINTNKPRKLAESKYNERVAECQTALKELNQEIKLNNLCELNAEKFALHSHLITDPVVLKRATHVIKENDRVNLAAKALNEGNLTEFGRLMYASHQSLKDLYEVTGAELDAVVDFCADYEHVIGARMTGAGFGGCAIALLKKGQEEDFAKKLTDFYVARIGYPAAIYISEIGNGASAI, from the coding sequence ATGAAAGCGGAATTAATTAGTAAGTTCTTAGAAAGATACGGGCATGAGCCAACAGCAAATTATTTTACCCCTGGTCGTGTAAACCTTATTGGAGAACATATTGATTATAATGGCGGACTGGTAATGCCATGTGCCGTAACCCTGGGCACCTGGCTAAGCATAGCGCCCAACAACGATAATGTAATCAGATTTAAAAGTTTAAATTTCCCGGAAGAACAGGAGTTTGAATTACAATCCAGCTATACCAAAACCGGACCTGAATGGTACAACTATCCATTAGGAGTGTTCCACGAAATTTTAAAAAAACATAAGCTTCCAACGGGTTTAGATCTTTTGTTTTTTGGGAATATTCCTATTGGCTCGGGCTTATCCTCGTCGGCTTCTATTGAAGTAGCGATGGCCTATGCCTTGAACAACTATTTTAACCTGGGCTACGAGAAAATAGAAATCCCTTTGCTGGCACAAAAAGTTGAAAATGAGTTTATTGGTGTAAACTGTGGTATTATGGATCAGTTTGCGGTTGCTTTTGGCGAAACGAACAAAGCCATTGTTTTGAACTGTGATACCATTAAACATAAAATTGTAGACTGCAATCTGGGCGATTATTCGCTCGCGATTATCAATACCAATAAACCCCGCAAACTGGCCGAATCAAAATACAATGAGCGTGTGGCTGAGTGCCAGACTGCCCTGAAAGAACTGAACCAGGAAATTAAACTAAATAATTTGTGCGAGCTAAATGCAGAAAAATTTGCATTGCACAGTCACCTCATTACCGATCCTGTTGTATTGAAACGGGCCACGCACGTAATTAAGGAAAATGACCGTGTAAACCTGGCTGCAAAGGCATTAAACGAAGGGAACCTGACAGAGTTTGGCCGTTTAATGTATGCGTCGCATCAATCTTTAAAGGATTTATACGAAGTTACCGGTGCAGAACTGGATGCAGTTGTAGATTTTTGTGCAGACTACGAACATGTAATTGGGGCACGTATGACTGGCGCCGGCTTTGGCGGCTGTGCCATTGCATTACTAAAAAAAGGTCAGGAAGAAGATTTTGCTAAAAAACTGACCGATTTTTATGTTGCCCGCATTGGATACCCGGCAGCCATTTACATTAGTGAAATTGGCAATGGCGCTTCGGCAATTTAA
- a CDS encoding RNA methyltransferase: MQKLKLDDLNRVSVDEFKEQEKLPVIVVLDNVRSMHNIGSVFRTADGFSIAGVYLCGITAQPPHREIEKTALGATQSVNWQHFETTLDAVAALKAEGYEIIAIEQAAGSTMLNTYQPDSSKKFALIFGNEVNGVADEVMAQIDECIEIPQFGTKHSFNITISAGIVLWDFFAKLRL, from the coding sequence ATGCAGAAATTAAAATTAGATGACCTTAACCGGGTAAGTGTTGATGAATTTAAAGAACAGGAAAAACTTCCGGTAATTGTAGTGCTTGATAATGTGCGAAGCATGCACAATATTGGTTCTGTCTTTAGAACTGCAGATGGCTTTTCAATTGCCGGGGTTTACCTATGTGGCATTACAGCCCAGCCACCGCACCGGGAAATTGAAAAAACAGCACTAGGCGCCACCCAATCGGTAAACTGGCAACATTTTGAGACTACGCTTGATGCCGTGGCTGCATTAAAAGCTGAGGGTTATGAAATCATAGCCATTGAACAGGCTGCCGGCAGTACCATGCTCAATACTTATCAGCCGGATTCCAGTAAAAAATTTGCTTTGATTTTCGGAAATGAGGTAAACGGTGTAGCCGACGAAGTAATGGCTCAAATTGATGAATGTATTGAAATACCTCAGTTTGGCACCAAGCACTCCTTTAATATCACCATCTCGGCAGGTATTGTGCTTTGGGATTTTTTTGCTAAATTAAGATTGTAA
- a CDS encoding metallophosphoesterase has product MRTFFLFLIGIILVSCNHFEFSPNQTFDRLSLKDVNANNLKRLGNGANDDTIKFVLTGDPQKSRDETVELCKAINAIDGVDFVILAGDITEFGVLKEMLWISRTLEDLDRPYVAVIGNHDETGRGRESFRNMFGELNYSFVYGGIKFIGHDTNSREYGFNGQIPNIPWLKEQLKPTPGVTGYVAMSHIPVNSPDFDEKLRADYMTSFASTPGFLASLNAHTHNFEVFYPDNSGIPYIVTSSVGNREFLVIQIVNNKLSFERVPF; this is encoded by the coding sequence ATGAGAACATTCTTCCTTTTTTTAATCGGTATAATCTTAGTCAGTTGTAATCATTTTGAGTTTAGCCCCAATCAAACCTTCGATCGGCTGTCATTAAAAGATGTAAATGCCAATAACTTAAAACGTTTAGGTAATGGAGCAAACGACGATACTATAAAGTTTGTTTTAACCGGCGATCCACAGAAGTCGCGTGATGAGACGGTTGAACTTTGTAAAGCCATAAACGCAATTGATGGAGTTGACTTTGTGATACTGGCTGGCGACATTACCGAATTTGGTGTGCTTAAAGAGATGTTATGGATTTCAAGAACACTAGAGGATCTGGACAGGCCCTATGTTGCGGTTATTGGAAATCACGATGAAACCGGACGGGGTAGGGAAAGCTTTAGAAATATGTTTGGCGAACTGAACTACTCCTTTGTTTATGGAGGTATAAAGTTTATTGGCCATGATACCAATAGCCGGGAATATGGATTTAATGGGCAAATACCTAATATTCCGTGGTTAAAAGAGCAGTTGAAACCTACACCGGGTGTTACAGGATATGTGGCGATGTCGCATATTCCGGTAAACTCTCCTGACTTCGACGAAAAGTTAAGAGCTGATTACATGACTAGTTTTGCATCGACACCAGGCTTTCTTGCTTCGTTAAACGCACATACCCATAATTTTGAGGTCTTTTATCCTGACAATTCGGGGATCCCATACATTGTGACCAGTTCTGTTGGCAACAGAGAATTTTTAGTTATACAAATTGTAAATAATAAATTGAGTTTTGAGCGTGTACCATTTTAA
- a CDS encoding glutamate synthase subunit beta, whose product MGKVTGFLEYERTAPGKEEPKARLKHYNEFVEAFETEQVNTQAARCMDCGVPFCQSGCPLGNVIPEFNDAVYKGDWHLASTILLSTNNFPEFTGRICPAPCESACVLGINKSPVSIEEIEKHIIETAFAKGYIKAEPPLIRTGKKVAVIGSGPAGLAAAAQLNKAGHEVVVYERDDTPGGLLNYGIPDFKLQKDVVTRRIALMEKEGIVFKCNSNVGVNVELNTLLRDFQSIILAGGSTIPRDLPVEGRDAKGVHFAMDFLKQQNKRVKNFPVDGEDILATGKDVIVIGGGDTGSDCIGTSNRQGAKSVTQFEIMPMPASARTSNMPWPTYPMLLKVTSSHEEGCERGWGVNTKEFIKDENGNLKAVKVVDVEWDIDATGRPLNFKEKPGTERDLPCQLVLLAMGFLHPQKEGLIEKLGVDVDNRGNVKAEEGKYQTNIAKIFAAGDMRRGQSLVVWAISEGREAARKVDQYLMGHSSLPSKDGIPYA is encoded by the coding sequence ATGGGAAAAGTAACCGGATTTTTAGAATATGAAAGAACTGCTCCTGGAAAAGAAGAACCTAAGGCCCGTTTAAAACATTACAACGAATTTGTTGAAGCGTTTGAGACCGAACAGGTAAACACACAGGCTGCAAGATGCATGGATTGCGGAGTACCATTTTGCCAATCAGGCTGCCCATTAGGTAACGTTATCCCCGAATTTAACGATGCGGTATATAAAGGAGACTGGCATCTGGCCTCAACTATATTGTTGAGTACCAATAATTTTCCTGAATTTACAGGCCGTATATGTCCGGCACCATGCGAATCGGCGTGTGTATTGGGTATCAATAAATCGCCTGTATCTATTGAAGAGATTGAAAAACACATCATAGAAACAGCCTTTGCCAAAGGATATATTAAAGCCGAACCGCCATTGATCCGCACTGGTAAAAAGGTGGCGGTAATTGGCTCCGGACCGGCCGGACTGGCAGCCGCAGCGCAATTGAACAAAGCCGGACATGAGGTGGTAGTTTACGAGCGTGACGACACACCAGGTGGTTTGTTAAACTATGGTATTCCTGATTTTAAACTGCAAAAAGACGTAGTAACCCGTCGTATTGCATTGATGGAAAAAGAAGGGATTGTATTTAAATGCAATTCCAACGTAGGTGTAAATGTAGAACTGAATACACTGCTGAGAGATTTTCAATCGATCATTCTTGCCGGTGGGTCTACCATCCCTCGCGATCTTCCGGTGGAAGGAAGGGATGCAAAAGGTGTGCATTTTGCCATGGACTTTTTAAAACAACAAAATAAGAGGGTTAAAAACTTCCCTGTTGATGGCGAGGATATCCTGGCTACGGGTAAGGATGTGATTGTAATTGGTGGTGGTGATACCGGATCGGATTGTATCGGTACTTCAAATCGTCAGGGGGCCAAATCAGTAACCCAGTTTGAGATCATGCCAATGCCTGCATCGGCCCGTACATCAAATATGCCGTGGCCAACTTATCCTATGCTGTTAAAAGTAACTTCTTCACACGAAGAAGGATGTGAAAGAGGCTGGGGCGTAAATACCAAGGAATTTATTAAAGACGAAAACGGAAACCTGAAAGCTGTAAAAGTAGTGGATGTGGAGTGGGATATCGATGCCACCGGACGTCCGTTGAACTTTAAAGAAAAACCAGGTACCGAGCGCGATTTACCTTGTCAATTGGTATTGTTGGCCATGGGCTTTTTACACCCTCAGAAAGAAGGACTAATTGAAAAATTAGGTGTAGATGTAGACAACAGAGGAAATGTTAAAGCTGAAGAAGGTAAATACCAAACCAATATTGCCAAAATATTTGCTGCAGGTGATATGCGCCGCGGACAATCGTTGGTGGTTTGGGCAATATCTGAAGGAAGGGAAGCTGCACGTAAAGTAGACCAGTATTTAATGGGACACAGTAGCTTGCCATCAAAAGACGGAATCCCCTATGCATAA